From one Macellibacteroides fermentans genomic stretch:
- a CDS encoding M3 family metallopeptidase codes for MTQAASNPFFSKYKTPFETPPFNKIKTEHYEPAFDEGIKQLAQEVETIAGNPRPATFKNTIEALEYSGKLLTKVSSAFYNVLSAESNDEMMEISERISPKLSESSNNIYLNEKLFARVKAVYEQKDKLPLSTEEAKLLEETYYAFSVRGANLSAEDKAKYRELSTELSKLTLKFDQNVLKDENRYELLLTSEDQLAGLPQGVIDAAALKAKEKGKTGWMFTLSAPSYVPFMRYADNRELRKELYLANMAVGNKGDEYDNKENIKNIVNTRLAIARLMGYNSFAEYTLKRRMAQKPEAVYELTDKLLAAYKPVAVNEYNAVQGFALGMEKKNFDIMPWDWSYYSEKLKDVKFNINDEMTRPYFELKQVQKGVFGLATQLYGITFKENKNIPVYHPDVNTYEVYDADGKFLSVLYTDFFPREGKQSGAWMNSVKEQYMENGKDSRPQVVIVMNFTMPTDTKPSLLSFDEVNTLLHEFGHALHGMLAKGTYASLSGTNVYRDFVELPSQIMENWLTEKEFLDQIAIHYQTGEKIPQEMVQKLVDASNFNTGYQCCRQLSFGMLDMAWHTLTQPFDGDVTKFEKNAWSAASILPEVDGTLMSSSFGHIFSGGYAAGYYGYKWAEVLDADAFAAFKEAGIFNKEVAGSFYKNILSKGGTEDPMELYIRFRGQKPEINALLKRNGIKN; via the coding sequence ATGACACAAGCGGCTTCAAATCCTTTTTTTAGTAAATATAAAACGCCATTTGAAACGCCGCCTTTTAACAAAATTAAAACGGAACATTACGAACCGGCTTTTGATGAAGGAATAAAACAATTAGCCCAGGAGGTTGAAACCATTGCCGGCAATCCCCGGCCGGCTACATTCAAGAACACCATAGAAGCGCTCGAATACAGCGGTAAATTATTAACCAAGGTGAGTTCGGCATTCTATAATGTACTAAGTGCGGAAAGCAACGATGAAATGATGGAGATATCCGAACGCATTTCACCCAAGTTGTCGGAGAGCTCTAACAACATCTACCTCAACGAAAAACTATTTGCCAGGGTAAAAGCTGTGTACGAACAGAAAGACAAACTACCTCTTTCCACAGAAGAGGCTAAACTTCTGGAAGAGACCTACTACGCCTTTTCAGTACGTGGAGCAAACCTTTCGGCCGAAGATAAAGCAAAATACAGGGAACTAAGCACCGAATTAAGTAAACTCACTCTTAAATTCGATCAGAACGTATTAAAAGACGAAAACAGGTACGAACTGCTGCTAACCTCGGAGGATCAGTTAGCCGGATTGCCTCAGGGAGTGATTGATGCGGCTGCACTAAAGGCAAAGGAGAAAGGTAAGACAGGTTGGATGTTCACGCTGTCCGCTCCCAGCTATGTTCCTTTTATGCGGTATGCAGACAACAGAGAGCTGCGCAAAGAACTTTACCTCGCAAATATGGCTGTGGGTAATAAAGGGGATGAGTATGATAACAAGGAAAACATCAAGAATATTGTAAACACGCGCCTTGCCATTGCCCGGCTGATGGGATATAATTCCTTTGCAGAATATACCTTAAAAAGAAGAATGGCCCAAAAACCGGAAGCGGTATACGAGCTGACAGACAAATTACTGGCAGCTTACAAACCGGTAGCAGTGAACGAATATAATGCGGTACAGGGATTTGCATTGGGAATGGAAAAGAAAAACTTCGACATCATGCCCTGGGACTGGAGCTATTATTCTGAAAAGCTTAAAGATGTCAAGTTTAACATCAACGACGAGATGACCCGTCCCTATTTTGAGCTGAAGCAGGTTCAGAAGGGTGTGTTCGGATTGGCTACCCAACTGTATGGCATCACATTTAAGGAAAACAAAAACATCCCGGTCTATCACCCCGATGTAAATACATACGAAGTATATGATGCCGATGGAAAATTTCTGTCCGTTTTATATACCGACTTCTTCCCAAGGGAAGGGAAGCAGTCCGGTGCCTGGATGAACAGTGTAAAAGAACAATATATGGAAAATGGCAAAGACAGCCGTCCACAGGTTGTGATCGTGATGAACTTCACCATGCCTACGGATACGAAACCATCGTTGCTCTCTTTTGATGAAGTGAATACACTTTTGCACGAATTCGGACATGCACTGCATGGTATGCTTGCCAAGGGAACCTATGCAAGTCTGTCGGGCACCAATGTTTACAGAGATTTTGTCGAGCTTCCATCGCAGATAATGGAAAACTGGCTTACGGAGAAGGAATTCCTCGACCAAATTGCAATCCATTATCAGACCGGAGAGAAGATCCCTCAGGAGATGGTACAGAAATTGGTAGACGCTTCGAACTTCAATACAGGCTATCAATGCTGCCGCCAGCTAAGTTTCGGCATGCTCGATATGGCCTGGCATACGTTAACCCAACCTTTCGACGGCGACGTAACTAAATTTGAAAAGAATGCCTGGTCGGCAGCCTCTATACTTCCGGAAGTGGATGGTACTTTGATGAGCAGCAGTTTCGGACATATCTTTTCCGGAGGTTACGCAGCCGGATACTATGGATATAAATGGGCCGAAGTACTTGATGCCGATGCATTTGCGGCCTTCAAGGAAGCCGGTATATTTAACAAAGAGGTGGCAGGTTCATTCTACAAAAATATACTTTCAAAAGGTGGAACGGAAGACCCTATGGAACTGTATATCCGCTTTCGCGGTCAGAAACCCGAAATTAACGCATTGTTAAAAAGGAATGGTATTAAAAATTAA
- the sucC gene encoding ADP-forming succinate--CoA ligase subunit beta yields the protein MKIHEYQAKELFAAYDIPVKKQILCHTADEAVDAYSRLNVPLVVLKAQVLTGGRGKAGGIKLADSPEKVKANAEAILGIKIKDIPVDRILVTEAADIKKEYYMSIVVDRNTKSALLMLSSDGGIDIEEVAHSTPERIYKFQIDPLLGTPDFFTRKVAFSLFTDIKLINQLSHIIKSLYKLMLETDASLAEINPLVLTPDDTLVAVDAKMTFDDNALYRHPQIATLFEPTVEEKKEKEAKAKGFSYVHLGGEIGCMVNGAGLAMATMDLIKRYRGKPANFLDIGGSSNSEKVVHAMKLLLQDSDVKVVLINIFGGITRCDDVANGLLKAFEQIDTDIPVVVRLTGTNEELGRALLKDSKLYVANTMSEATRMAVNLALKTY from the coding sequence ATGAAGATACACGAGTACCAGGCAAAAGAATTGTTTGCCGCGTATGATATTCCGGTAAAGAAGCAGATACTATGCCATACGGCCGACGAAGCTGTAGATGCATACTCGCGCTTAAATGTACCTCTGGTGGTATTAAAAGCACAAGTTTTAACCGGTGGACGGGGAAAGGCGGGCGGAATCAAACTTGCCGACAGTCCGGAAAAGGTGAAAGCAAATGCCGAAGCCATATTGGGCATAAAGATTAAAGATATTCCCGTAGACAGAATTCTGGTGACCGAAGCTGCAGATATCAAAAAAGAATATTACATGAGTATAGTCGTAGACCGTAACACAAAATCGGCTTTACTTATGTTGAGCAGCGACGGGGGGATAGATATTGAAGAGGTGGCGCACTCCACTCCCGAACGTATCTATAAATTTCAGATCGACCCGCTATTGGGAACACCCGATTTCTTTACCAGAAAAGTGGCATTTTCATTGTTCACCGATATTAAACTGATCAACCAGCTCAGCCACATTATAAAATCCTTATACAAACTTATGCTCGAAACCGACGCTTCGCTTGCCGAGATAAATCCCCTGGTTCTTACTCCGGATGATACGTTGGTGGCAGTTGATGCGAAAATGACTTTCGATGACAACGCGTTGTATCGACATCCCCAAATTGCCACCCTCTTTGAACCCACAGTAGAAGAGAAGAAGGAAAAAGAGGCAAAAGCGAAAGGTTTCAGCTATGTACACCTGGGAGGAGAGATTGGTTGCATGGTTAACGGAGCCGGTCTTGCCATGGCTACCATGGATCTTATTAAAAGATATAGGGGGAAACCTGCAAATTTCCTTGACATCGGCGGAAGCTCTAACAGCGAGAAAGTAGTGCATGCAATGAAATTGTTATTGCAGGACAGTGATGTAAAGGTGGTTCTAATCAATATTTTTGGCGGAATCACCCGGTGTGATGATGTAGCAAACGGACTTTTAAAGGCCTTCGAACAAATTGATACAGATATACCGGTGGTAGTCCGGCTAACGGGTACAAACGAGGAGCTTGGCAGGGCTCTGCTTAAAGACTCCAAACTGTATGTAGCCAATACCATGAGCGAGGCAACAAGAATGGCTGTTAATCTTGCACTAAAAACCTATTAA
- a CDS encoding tetratricopeptide repeat protein, whose translation MATNGNGTHTEAEIGVIVSRTEEFIEKNTKKIIYGVVAIAVVVGAFVGFNYAYLVPQEKKANAAMFKGEQYFAQDSFALALNGNGADYPGFEAIIDDYGTTDAANLAKAYAGICYFKLGDTKKALDLLKSYDGSDKMIAPSVTGLIGDCLVNEGKVKDGIGYFEKAASQADNEVISPVYLKKAGLAYESLNQPKDAVKAYTTIKEKYFNSLEAADIDKYIARASAK comes from the coding sequence ATGGCTACTAACGGAAATGGCACCCACACAGAAGCGGAAATCGGAGTAATCGTTTCGCGCACTGAAGAATTCATCGAAAAGAACACTAAAAAAATTATTTACGGCGTTGTTGCAATAGCAGTTGTTGTTGGCGCTTTTGTTGGCTTTAACTATGCATATTTGGTTCCTCAGGAAAAGAAAGCAAATGCAGCCATGTTTAAAGGTGAACAATATTTCGCACAGGATTCTTTTGCATTGGCCTTAAACGGCAACGGGGCTGATTATCCTGGCTTTGAAGCTATAATTGACGATTACGGTACAACAGACGCAGCAAACCTTGCCAAGGCTTATGCAGGTATCTGTTATTTCAAATTAGGAGACACTAAGAAAGCATTGGATCTTTTAAAATCGTACGACGGAAGCGATAAAATGATTGCTCCTTCTGTAACAGGTCTGATTGGCGATTGTCTTGTTAACGAAGGCAAAGTAAAAGATGGAATCGGCTATTTCGAAAAAGCAGCTTCACAGGCAGACAATGAAGTTATCAGTCCGGTTTATCTGAAAAAGGCCGGTCTAGCTTACGAAAGCCTGAATCAACCGAAGGATGCTGTTAAGGCATACACAACTATTAAGGAAAAATATTTCAATTCCCTTGAAGCAGCAGACATAGACAAATATATTGCCCGCGCATCGGCAAAATAA
- the ribH gene encoding 6,7-dimethyl-8-ribityllumazine synthase: MATAYQNLSAYDFDSVPDASEMTIGIVVAEWNKNITEKLLVGAINTLEKHGVKSENIIVGRVPGSFELTFGAKRLAESKDLNAVIILGCVVKGDTPHFDYVCSGVTQGVTELNLMYDIPFIFGLLTTDTMEQSEDRAGGKHGNKGDEAAITAIKMIDFSCKLQN, encoded by the coding sequence ATGGCAACAGCTTATCAAAATTTATCAGCTTACGACTTCGACAGCGTTCCCGATGCATCGGAGATGACTATTGGTATAGTAGTGGCTGAGTGGAATAAAAATATTACAGAGAAATTACTTGTAGGAGCTATCAACACGTTGGAAAAACATGGCGTAAAATCAGAAAACATCATTGTTGGACGTGTACCAGGAAGCTTCGAATTGACTTTCGGAGCAAAAAGATTGGCCGAAAGCAAGGATTTAAATGCTGTAATTATACTTGGATGTGTAGTAAAAGGTGATACACCGCATTTTGATTACGTTTGTTCGGGAGTTACTCAAGGGGTTACCGAACTCAATCTTATGTATGATATTCCATTCATTTTCGGGCTATTAACTACCGATACTATGGAGCAGTCTGAAGACCGTGCCGGAGGTAAGCATGGAAATAAAGGTGATGAAGCTGCAATTACTGCAATAAAAATGATAGATTTTTCTTGCAAGTTACAAAATTAA
- a CDS encoding S41 family peptidase codes for MDKNKRIAIWLPVIIAASIALGIFIGNHYLSISTGKFRNYASGNKINAILDIIDEQYVDTVNMSQLVEGAIPKIFSELDPHSGYIPAADAQMVNEELEGSFSGIGVSFNLQTDTILVISVIPGGPSEKAGLLAGDRIITINDSLFAGNNSSQGKIMKTLRGAKNSVVKLGIKRSTSQDLLYFNVTRGDVPVNSVDVAYVVREGVGYIKVNKFARTTYNEFITAIAKLKQQNCKSFIIDLRGNTGGYMDAAINMINEFMANGRLIVYTEGKAFPRNDVYANGTGTCQDAPIVVLTDEFSGSASEIFAGAIQDNDRGLIIGRRTYGKGLVQSQIPLSDGSALRLTIARYYTPSGRCIQKDYELGKTDEYDQDLFNRFMHGEFDSADSIKINNSLKYQTSLGRTVYGGGGIMPDIFIPRDTSGVTSYFSNVINSGVLNLFTLEYSDNNREKLSSFKTYQELYNYLKKQPLLDKFTNYAVSKGIRKRVTLINISAKLIENQLHSYIVRNFFNDEGFYPIFLKDDVTLLKAIEVIEQGKSMPQAPKQAKQ; via the coding sequence ATGGATAAGAATAAGAGAATTGCTATCTGGTTGCCTGTCATCATTGCCGCAAGCATTGCCTTGGGTATATTTATTGGGAACCACTATCTTTCCATTTCAACCGGAAAATTCCGCAACTATGCCAGCGGAAATAAGATCAATGCCATTCTGGACATCATTGACGAACAGTATGTGGATACGGTAAATATGAGTCAACTGGTGGAAGGAGCCATTCCAAAGATTTTCAGCGAACTGGATCCTCACTCGGGTTATATACCTGCTGCGGATGCACAGATGGTAAACGAAGAGCTTGAAGGTTCATTCAGCGGCATTGGCGTGTCTTTTAATCTGCAGACCGATACAATTCTGGTGATAAGTGTTATTCCGGGAGGTCCTTCCGAGAAAGCCGGATTATTGGCGGGCGACCGTATCATAACCATCAACGACTCTCTGTTTGCAGGCAATAACAGCAGTCAGGGTAAAATCATGAAAACCTTGCGTGGGGCAAAGAATAGTGTCGTAAAACTGGGTATCAAGCGAAGCACCTCACAAGACCTGCTTTATTTTAATGTTACCCGTGGCGATGTACCGGTTAATTCGGTCGATGTAGCTTATGTAGTTCGCGAAGGTGTCGGTTACATCAAGGTAAATAAATTTGCAAGAACAACCTATAACGAATTTATTACAGCCATAGCAAAACTGAAGCAGCAAAACTGCAAGAGTTTCATTATAGACCTTCGGGGTAATACAGGAGGATATATGGATGCGGCTATCAACATGATAAACGAATTTATGGCAAACGGCCGACTGATTGTTTATACAGAGGGTAAAGCCTTTCCAAGAAACGATGTGTATGCAAACGGAACCGGAACTTGCCAGGATGCTCCTATTGTTGTACTAACGGACGAATTCTCCGGTTCTGCCAGTGAGATCTTTGCCGGAGCAATCCAGGATAACGACAGGGGACTTATAATCGGCAGACGTACCTACGGTAAAGGATTGGTTCAATCTCAGATTCCATTGAGTGACGGATCGGCTTTGCGCCTTACCATCGCCCGCTACTATACCCCTTCGGGAAGATGTATACAAAAGGATTACGAACTGGGTAAGACAGACGAATACGATCAGGATCTTTTCAACCGCTTCATGCATGGAGAGTTTGATTCGGCTGACAGTATCAAGATTAACAATTCGTTGAAATATCAGACCTCGCTGGGACGAACAGTCTATGGCGGCGGAGGTATCATGCCTGATATCTTTATTCCACGCGATACTTCGGGCGTCACCTCCTACTTCAGCAATGTGATAAATTCCGGCGTATTGAATCTCTTTACATTGGAATATTCTGATAATAACAGAGAAAAACTATCATCATTCAAAACCTATCAGGAATTATATAACTACCTGAAAAAGCAGCCATTATTAGACAAGTTTACAAACTATGCAGTATCCAAAGGCATTCGCAAGCGCGTTACCCTGATCAATATCTCGGCCAAGCTTATTGAGAACCAGCTGCATTCGTATATTGTACGCAACTTCTTTAATGACGAAGGGTTCTACCCAATCTTTTTGAAGGACGATGTAACCCTGCTTAAGGCTATTGAAGTGATTGAGCAAGGAAAATCGATGCCGCAGGCACCCAAGCAGGCAAAACAATAA
- a CDS encoding 5-formyltetrahydrofolate cyclo-ligase, giving the protein MDKKEIKKTIRKEIAHLKKNHTMEWQEKMSALILSKLEETDQFRNARSIAIYHAIPGEVQTESFINKWHKTKQLYLPVIENDFLKLQPYHGPDNLKAGVFGILEPASNHPVDVSDISLIIVPGVAFDKNRNRMGRGKGYYDKLLKHSQACKIGICYEFQLIEEVPSESFDVPMDVVITESKVI; this is encoded by the coding sequence ATGGATAAGAAAGAGATTAAGAAGACAATTCGGAAAGAGATCGCCCATTTGAAAAAGAATCATACAATGGAATGGCAGGAAAAGATGTCGGCTTTGATTCTTTCTAAACTGGAAGAAACCGACCAATTCAGAAATGCAAGATCGATTGCTATATACCATGCCATACCGGGTGAAGTACAAACCGAATCATTTATCAACAAATGGCACAAAACAAAACAATTATATCTGCCCGTAATTGAGAACGATTTCCTGAAGCTGCAACCCTATCACGGTCCGGATAACCTGAAAGCAGGAGTTTTCGGAATCCTGGAACCGGCAAGTAATCACCCCGTAGATGTAAGTGATATTTCACTCATAATTGTTCCCGGCGTTGCATTTGATAAAAACCGGAACCGCATGGGAAGAGGTAAAGGGTATTACGATAAGCTGTTGAAACATTCGCAGGCATGTAAAATAGGAATCTGCTACGAATTTCAGCTTATAGAAGAAGTTCCCTCCGAGTCGTTCGATGTTCCGATGGATGTTGTGATTACCGAATCGAAGGTTATATAA
- a CDS encoding DUF721 domain-containing protein, whose translation MKRNNTQKLGELLRDFFEDNTELYEKMMEIRIRRAWQEVLGPMVLQYTRNVYVKDKVLYVSLTSSVLRSELVLCREKLVKSLNDYAGSQVIRDIVIR comes from the coding sequence ATGAAACGAAATAATACACAGAAGCTGGGCGAACTGCTCCGTGATTTTTTCGAAGATAATACGGAGCTTTACGAAAAGATGATGGAAATACGCATCCGGCGGGCCTGGCAGGAGGTGCTCGGTCCGATGGTTTTGCAGTACACGCGCAATGTATATGTAAAGGATAAGGTGCTTTATGTATCTCTTACATCCTCTGTATTACGGAGTGAGCTGGTGCTGTGCCGCGAAAAATTAGTGAAGAGTCTGAACGACTATGCCGGTTCTCAGGTGATAAGAGATATTGTAATCCGTTGA
- the recF gene encoding DNA replication/repair protein RecF (All proteins in this family for which functions are known are DNA-binding proteins that assist the filamentation of RecA onto DNA for the initiation of recombination or recombinational repair.) has translation MILKRLSILNYKNIRQTEVAFSPKMNCFFGNNGMGKTNLLDAIHYLSFCKSYLNTPESLLVTTDEELCVLQGAYLYEGRDEDIFCSIRRKSRKQFKRNKKEYDKLSDHIGLLPLVMVSPADSELIQGGSDERRKFLDMIISQQDKNYLHALIQYNKALVQRNVLLKNQVTDYSLFEVLEMQMELYGSKIYKDRVRLVEELTPLFNSYYQTICSSSECVGLTYISQLSDCGLAELLQQSRERDRYLGYTSSGVHKDDLEMTLSGQLIRRVGSQGQNKTFLIALKLAQFALLAKKGNTLPVLLLDDIFDKLDANRVEQIIKLVSGEGFGQIFITDTNRKYLDEILEAMDHAYCLFKVEQGEVCPLEEENETK, from the coding sequence ATGATACTTAAGAGGCTTTCTATCCTAAATTACAAAAATATACGGCAGACAGAGGTTGCTTTTTCACCCAAAATGAATTGTTTTTTTGGAAATAATGGAATGGGAAAAACAAACTTGCTGGATGCCATTCATTACCTTTCCTTTTGTAAAAGTTACCTGAATACTCCCGAAAGTCTACTTGTTACAACCGACGAAGAATTATGTGTCCTTCAGGGTGCTTATTTATATGAAGGGCGTGATGAAGACATTTTTTGCTCCATCCGCAGGAAGTCACGCAAACAATTTAAAAGGAATAAGAAAGAATACGATAAATTATCCGATCATATCGGATTACTGCCATTGGTCATGGTTTCGCCGGCCGATTCCGAATTGATTCAGGGTGGGAGCGACGAACGTCGTAAATTCCTTGATATGATCATCTCCCAACAAGATAAGAATTACCTGCATGCCCTTATTCAATATAACAAAGCATTGGTGCAACGGAATGTGTTGCTTAAAAATCAGGTTACAGATTATTCGTTGTTCGAAGTTTTGGAAATGCAGATGGAGCTTTACGGCTCAAAAATATATAAGGATAGAGTCCGGTTGGTTGAAGAACTCACGCCTTTGTTCAACTCATATTATCAGACCATATGCAGTTCGTCCGAATGTGTGGGACTTACCTATATTTCGCAGTTGTCGGACTGCGGACTGGCCGAATTGCTACAGCAATCCCGCGAAAGGGATCGTTACCTCGGTTATACGTCGTCTGGTGTACATAAGGATGATCTGGAAATGACATTAAGCGGGCAGCTGATTCGCCGTGTGGGGTCGCAGGGACAAAATAAAACATTCCTGATTGCTTTAAAACTGGCTCAATTTGCCTTGTTGGCTAAAAAAGGGAATACGCTTCCGGTTTTATTGCTGGATGATATTTTTGATAAGCTGGATGCAAACAGGGTGGAACAGATTATAAAGCTTGTTTCGGGCGAAGGTTTCGGTCAGATTTTTATTACCGACACCAACCGTAAATACCTCGACGAGATACTGGAGGCGATGGATCATGCGTATTGTTTGTTTAAAGTGGAACAGGGTGAGGTGTGCCCTTTGGAAGAAGAAAATGAAACGAAATAA
- the sucD gene encoding succinate--CoA ligase subunit alpha: MSILINKNTRVVVQGITGRDGGFHAGKMKEYGTQVVAGTSPGKGGTFVNGVPVFNTVHETVRLMQADTSIIFVPAAFACDAIMEAADAGIKLIICITEGVPTLDVIKAYNYVKLKGASLIGPNCPGLISPEKSLCGIMPASIFKAGGVGVISRSGTLTYEVVYHLTAAGMGQSTAVGIGGDPVVGLHYLELLSMFEEDEDTEAIVLIGEIGGNAEERAASYIQHHVTKPVVSFIAGLSAPPDKQMGHAGAIISSGSGSAKEKIAALEAVGIRVAPEPSMIPDLLKS, translated from the coding sequence ATGAGCATTCTTATCAATAAAAATACAAGAGTAGTTGTTCAGGGTATAACCGGCCGGGATGGTGGATTCCATGCCGGAAAAATGAAAGAATACGGTACACAGGTTGTTGCAGGTACTTCTCCGGGTAAAGGAGGCACATTTGTAAATGGTGTGCCGGTATTTAACACCGTACATGAAACGGTACGACTTATGCAGGCCGACACATCCATCATCTTTGTACCAGCCGCATTTGCCTGCGATGCTATAATGGAAGCTGCCGACGCCGGAATAAAGCTGATTATATGCATTACCGAAGGGGTACCCACCCTCGATGTGATCAAAGCTTACAATTATGTAAAGTTAAAAGGTGCCTCCCTGATCGGGCCGAACTGTCCGGGACTTATTTCGCCGGAAAAGAGTTTATGCGGCATTATGCCTGCTTCTATATTTAAGGCCGGTGGCGTAGGTGTTATAAGCCGAAGCGGCACACTTACCTACGAAGTAGTCTATCACCTTACAGCGGCAGGAATGGGACAATCTACCGCAGTTGGAATAGGTGGAGACCCTGTAGTGGGACTTCACTACCTGGAACTGTTGTCCATGTTTGAAGAAGACGAAGATACCGAAGCCATTGTTTTAATTGGCGAAATTGGCGGAAATGCAGAAGAAAGGGCAGCGTCTTACATCCAGCACCACGTAACCAAGCCGGTTGTGTCATTTATTGCAGGGTTATCGGCTCCGCCCGACAAACAGATGGGGCATGCCGGAGCCATCATATCCAGCGGATCTGGAAGTGCCAAAGAGAAGATTGCCGCACTCGAAGCAGTAGGTATCCGTGTAGCTCCGGAACCTTCGATGATTCCCGACTTGCTGAAAAGCTAA
- a CDS encoding dCMP deaminase family protein, translated as MSEKTDKQLELDKRYLRMAAIWAENSYCKRRQVGALIVKDQMIISDGYNGTPSGFENVCEDEFNVTKPYVLHAEANAITKVAASSNSSKDATIYITSAPCIECAKLIIQSGIRRVVYSEKYRVEDGCNLLSRAGIELSYIDLNE; from the coding sequence ATGAGCGAAAAGACTGATAAACAACTGGAATTAGACAAACGATACCTGCGAATGGCTGCCATCTGGGCTGAAAATTCATACTGCAAACGCAGACAGGTAGGCGCTCTGATTGTTAAAGACCAGATGATTATTTCGGATGGATATAACGGCACACCATCCGGATTCGAGAATGTATGTGAAGACGAATTCAATGTTACCAAACCTTATGTTCTTCATGCCGAGGCAAATGCGATCACCAAGGTAGCGGCTTCGTCAAACAGCAGCAAGGATGCCACCATATACATCACCTCCGCCCCCTGTATAGAATGTGCCAAACTCATTATTCAGTCGGGTATCAGGCGCGTAGTATATTCAGAGAAATACCGCGTAGAAGATGGATGCAATTTGCTATCCCGTGCCGGCATTGAACTTTCCTATATTGATTTAAACGAATAA
- the xpt gene encoding xanthine phosphoribosyltransferase, which yields MDALKKRILQDGKCFEGGILKVDSFINHQMDPMLMHQIAQEFVNRFKGVKINKIVTIEASGIAPAIMVGFIMQLPVVFVKKKQPKTMENMLTTTVHSFTKDRDYTVCISNNFLTAEDHVLFVDDFLANGNASLGMIDLIKQAGATLSGMGFVIEKAFQNGGKILREKGVHVESLAIIEDLSNCEIKIR from the coding sequence ATGGATGCATTAAAAAAGAGAATACTCCAAGATGGCAAATGCTTTGAAGGAGGAATTCTGAAAGTAGACAGCTTTATTAATCATCAGATGGATCCCATGCTGATGCATCAGATAGCTCAGGAATTTGTTAACCGGTTTAAGGGTGTAAAAATCAATAAAATCGTAACAATCGAGGCAAGCGGAATTGCGCCTGCGATAATGGTTGGTTTTATAATGCAGCTTCCGGTTGTTTTTGTTAAGAAGAAACAACCTAAAACTATGGAGAACATGCTTACAACCACTGTGCATTCTTTTACGAAGGACAGAGATTATACGGTATGTATCAGCAATAACTTTCTTACTGCCGAAGATCATGTTTTGTTTGTTGATGATTTTCTTGCAAACGGAAATGCGTCTCTGGGAATGATCGATCTTATTAAGCAGGCCGGTGCTACCCTGAGTGGTATGGGGTTTGTTATTGAGAAGGCATTCCAAAACGGAGGGAAAATCTTACGAGAGAAGGGCGTGCATGTAGAATCGCTGGCAATTATAGAAGATTTATCCAATTGCGAAATAAAAATCCGCTAA